From a region of the Vanrija pseudolonga chromosome 2, complete sequence genome:
- the nst-1 gene encoding Guanine nucleotide-binding protein-like 3: MPRIRKKTSNRQNTRDRAKINKKVAEHKKKTKRDGKKNQTWKSKKKPDLGVPNSFHLKDQVLAEMSAEKRKAQEEREARRQAARKGHVEEEEDTPGISSVAGSSVLPRAGLSATASVAVSNGDDDVPELLDSDLPTLQAALDAADVLLEVVDARDILGGRSLKVEELVTDAGSKVLLVVNKIDLVPREALQAWIAHLNLPTYLFSSKAELGKEQLLSGLSALLTEKRKGKGKKEETLTVALLGLPNVGKTSVLNTLLGREQFKTAPTVPTAAQAKTPTPTTLHPIEVDVSLPGGQTVRVIDTPGWEFVEEDDEDEDEGDDEEDEDEDEDDEKWDLLEARVAGDLLRRNLGRVDRVKDVFPLVNYILSRSNDQDLMLKYNVPYFEAGNIEAFLTGLARVNQRVKKFGDPDHEGAARIILRDWAHNTFPYYSTAPSGEAMDVEFSRPDMSAVLEQCKTRKELKTAAGIVRFQASEPDSRDVFLDDDYTAIPQPESDEDDEDEDELDFGEEDELDDDEDDEDEEDEGVFIGAEDGEELDLEDGPEPSSGSDVEDEEDESESESEPVPVRAGKRKAAPASPVDTRKKAKTVSFKAKLEAPRTVPSKGEKEVRPILKRKSRGDSEEPEVEQPKGRKARLEKKEEAPVKAKKEEPKKAEKKAAEPKPKAEKAKAAPKAAPKAAAPAPKKEKKAKGKAAANGGAEAYDFSKHF, encoded by the exons ATGCCTCGCATCAGGAAAA AGACCTCCAACCGTCAGAACACGCGTGACCGCGCAAAGATCAACAagaaggtcgccgagcacaAGAAGAAGACCAAGCGCGATGGCAAGAAGAACCAGACATGGAAGTCGA AGAAGAAGCCGGACCTTGGCGTGCCCAACTCGTTCCACCTGAAGGACCAGGTGCTCGCCGAGATGTCGgccgagaagcgcaag GCCCAGGAAGAGCGCGAGGCTAGGAGGCAGGCCGCTCGCAAGGGccatgtcgaggaggaggaggacacgCCCGGCATCTCGTCCGTTGCCGGCAGCTCGGTCCTCCCTCGTGCGGGACTCTCGGCCACCGCCTCCGTCGCGGTCTCGaacggtgacgacgacgtgcccgagctcctcgactcggacCTTCCTACGCTCCAGGCTGctctcgacgctgccgatgtcctcctcgaggttGTTGACGCTCGTGACATCCTTGGCGGCAGGAGTCtgaaggtcgaggagctggtcaCGGACGCGGGCAGCAAGGTCCTGCTTGTTGTCAACAAGATTG ATCTTGTCCCCCGTGAGGCTCTCCAGGCGTGGATCGCCCACCTCAATCTCCCCACCTACCTCTTCTcgtccaaggccgagctcggcaaggagcAGCTGCTCTCCGGACTCTCTGCCCTCCTCACTgagaagcgcaagggcaagggcaagaaggaggagacTCTCAccgtcgccctccttggtCTTCCCAACGTCGGCAAGACGTCGGTTCTGAacaccctcctcggccgcgagcagTTCAAGACTGCCCCCACTGTCCCAACAGCTGCGCAGGCCAAGACCCCAACGCCAACCACTCTCCACCCTATTGAGGTCGACGTCTCGCTCCCTGGAGGACAGACTGTTCGTGTCATCGACACCCCAGGATGGGAGTTtgtggaggaggatgacgaggacgaggacgagggtgacgatgaggaggacgaggacgaggatgaggacgacgagaagtGGGACCTGCTCGAGGCTCGTGTGGCTGGTGACTTGTTGAGGCGTAACCTTGGCCGTGTCGACCGTGTCAAGGACGTCTTCCCTCTTG TCAACTACATCCTCTCGAGGAGTAACGACCAAGACCTGATGTTGAAGTACAACGTCCCCTACTTCGAGGCTGGCAACATCGAGGCTTTCCTTACCGGTCTTGCTCGTGTCAACCAGCGTGTCAAGAAGTTCGGTGACCCCGACCACGAGGGTGCTGCCCGCATCATCCTCCGCGACTGGGCACACAACACGTTCCCCTACTACTCGACCGCGCCTTCTGGCGAGGCGATGGACGTCGAGTTCTCCCGTCCCGACATGTCGGCTGTTCTGGAGCAGTGCAAGACCCGCAAGGAGCTGAAGACGGCCGCTGGTATCGTGCGCTTCCAGGCTAGCGAGCCCGACTCGCGCGacgtcttcctcgacgacgactacacCGCCATCCCGCAGCCCGAGTctgacgaggacgacgaggatgaggacgagctcgactttggcgaggaggacgagctcgacgacgatgaggatgacgaggacgaggaggacgagggcgtgtTCATcggtgccgaggacggcgaggagctcgacctcgaggacggcccCGAGCCCTCATCTGGCTctgacgtcgaggacgaggaggacgagtcggagtccgagtccgagccGGTGCCCGTCCGTGccggcaagcgcaaggccgcgccCGCATCGCCCGTCGACACgcgcaagaaggccaagacggTCAGcttcaaggccaagctcgaggcgccGCGCACCGTCCCGtccaagggcgagaaggaggtcCGCCCCATCCTGAAGCGCAAGAGccgcggcgacagcgaggagcccgaggtcgagcagcccAAGGGCCGCAAGGCGCGtctcgagaagaaggaggaggcgccggtgaaggcgaagaaggaggagcctaagaaggccgagaagaaggccgctgagcccaagcccaaggctgagaaggccaaggctgccccCAAGGCCGCTCCCaaggccgctgcccccgcgcctaagaaggagaagaaggccaagggcaaggccgccgccaacggcggcgccgaggcctaCGACTTCTCCAAGCACTTCTAA
- the SPAC2E11.17_1 gene encoding putative protein UNK417: MLLSRILPAVSRLPRRFPLQNPIRPLTMTGVQNSKATPEVRGLQAPTYEAPDLKLPSHEGPQFDAIMVGAGFAMFGSPEGPWNMARRAEVKLGPRLKVHAVIDPNEPRARACLDEKAKVFVRDSYKDTVILPNLAAYAEKVKAGAAPVPKAVFVASPPQFRGGLESHTDLEVQINKFFPESAIFVEKPIATGAPWDKSVNQSKEVGTILEKQHKGVVSVGHCLRYLKSAQLLKKILEENNLTVMATFGRYIMSYELAVKPEFWTLSKCQGPIIENGTHLADLCRYFGGDVDLDSLSAHAIEADEKLGQLSKLGFDESVIPPYERIPRVTQASWKFTNGAVGSLLHGLILHDGDYAIELEVYADGYQFILQDPYGEAKLLVRRPGSAEFETIDTPNDDPYYNEMSNFIDAVEGGDDPRILSGWDDAAKSYEFTWAIRNASEKSSAERRQRQGIPAPSA; this comes from the exons ATGCTGCTCTCCAGAATCCTGCCCGCCGTCTctcgcctcccccgccgctTCCCTCTCCAAAACCCCATCCGCCCACTCACAATGACCGGTGTTCAGAACTCCAAGGCGACCCCCGAGGTCCGCGGTCTCCAGGCCCCCACTTATGAGGCTCCCGACCTCAA GCTCCCTTCGCACGAGGGCCCCCAGTTCGACGCCATCATGGTCGGCGCTGGTTTC GCCATGTTCGGTTCGCCTGAGG GCCCCTGGAACATGGCCCGCCGCGCTGAGGTCAAGCTTGGCCCCCGCCTCAAGGTTCACGCCGTCATCGACCCCAACGAGCCCCGTGCCCGCGCCTGcctcgacgagaaggccaaggtctTTGTCCGCGACAGCTACAAGGACACCGTGATCCTCCCCAACCTTGCCGCCTACGCCGAGAAGGTCAAGGCCGGTGCCGCCCCTGTTCCCAAGGCCGTCTTCGTTGCCTCGCCTCCCCAGTTCCGTGGTGGCCTCGAGTCGcacaccgacctcgaggttCAGATTAACAAGTTCTTCCCCGAGTCCGCCATCTTCGTCGAGAAGCCCATTGCTACCGGCGCGCCATGGGACAAGAGCGTCAACCAGAGCAAGGAGGTCGGCACCATCCTCGAGAAGCAGCACAAGGGCGTTGTCTCGGTTGGACACTGCCTCCGCTACCTCAAGTCGGCTCAGCTCCTCAAGAAGATCCTTGAGGAGAACAACCTGACTGTCATGGCCACCTTTGGCCGCTACATCATGAGCTACGAGCTTGCTGTCAAGCCCGAGTTCTGGACCCTCTCCAAGTGCCAGGGCCCCATCATTGAGAACGGCACCCACCTTGCCGACCTCTGCCGCTActtcggcggcgacgtcgacctcgactcgctctcggcgcacgccatcgaggccgacgagaagctcggccagctctcCAAGCTCGGCTTCGACGAGTCGGTCATCCCTCCCTACGAGCGCATTCCCCGCGTCACCCAGGCCTCTTGGAAGTTCACCAACGGTGCCGTCGGCTCTCTCCTCCACGGTCTCATCCTCCACGACGGCGACTACgccatcgagctcgaggtctACGCCGACGGCTACCAGTTCATCCTCCAGGACCCCTacggcgaggccaagctcctcgtccgtcgcCCTGGCAGCGCCGAGTTCGAGACCATCGACACCCCCAACGACGACCCCTACTACAACGAGATGTCCAACTTCATCGACGCTGTTGAGGGTGGCGACGACCCCCGCATCCTCTCGGGCtgggacgacgccgccaagtCGTACGAGTTCACCTGGGCCATCCGCAACGCGTCGGAGaagtcgagcgccgagcgccgccagcgccagggCATCCCCGCGCCTTCGGCCTAG